DNA from Terriglobia bacterium:
TCGAAGGGTGTTCCGATGCTTCGATGTTCCCCTCGTCCACGGAAACCGATGGCCTTGGCCATCATCTGTTCCTCGCACATGCGGACACACAGACCGCACAGGATGCAGGTGTCGTACTCTTGCTTGAACCTTTGCTGGCGGACTTCGTAAGCGGAGGCCAGGTCCTGGATCGTCTTGGACTGCGGGCAGGAGGCCAGCAGGAGCTCCAGGATCATCTTGCGTGCTCTCATGACCCGCGAGGAGGCGGTGCGGACTTTGAGCCCTTCCTCGGCGGGATAAGTGCACGAGGACACCAGCCTTGCTTTGGGGTTCTCCCCAATCTCAACCACGCAAAGGCGGCACGCGCCGTATGGCGTCAGCCCGTCCATGTGGCACAGAGTCGGGATAGGAAAGCCCAGGAACCGGGCCGCTTCGAGGAGCGTCGTGCCTTTCTCGACGGACAGCTTCAGTCCATTGATGGTCAACTCAATCATACGGTTTTCACTCCTGCCGTTGCCAACTCGGGCTCACTCGCGCCGGGCCCGGTGAACTCCAGATCACATCGAAGGCAGCGTTTGGCCTCGCGCCGGGCGTCTTCTTCCAGCAGAGGCAACTCCACTTCGGAGAAGCTTTGCGTGCGGAGTTCGATGGGAAGGGTGGGGGGCTCGGCGCGACGAAGTTCGCCCGCTTCCTCCTCCGAGATTCCGCAAGGCTCCACATAAACCTGAGGCACCCGAACTGGCTCGGAGGGTTTCATTTCATCGCCCCGGAGATAGCGGCCGATCCTCACGGCAGCCTTTTTTCCCGCGGCGATCGCATCGACGACCGTGTTCGGTCCGGTCACCACGTCGCCGCCGGCAAACACACCCGCCCGGGAGGTTGCCAGGGTATCCGGATCGGTTCGCAAGGTTCCTCGCTCGTTGATCTCGATACCCATGGAGGTGATGTACTCGATGTCGGGCTCATCGCCGATGGTGATGATCAATGTATCCAGGAGACGCAAGAACTCGGTCCCGTGAATCGGATTGGGCTGACGGCGGCCGCTCGAATCCCTTGTCCCCAGCTCGTTCCGAACACATTGAATGCCGGTCAGGTGGCCGTCCCTGGACTCGATCTTGACGGGGGTGACCAGGGTTTCCAGTTGGATGCCCTCTTCGATCGCCAGG
Protein-coding regions in this window:
- a CDS encoding (2Fe-2S)-binding protein, with amino-acid sequence MIELTINGLKLSVEKGTTLLEAARFLGFPIPTLCHMDGLTPYGACRLCVVEIGENPKARLVSSCTYPAEEGLKVRTASSRVMRARKMILELLLASCPQSKTIQDLASAYEVRQQRFKQEYDTCILCGLCVRMCEEQMMAKAIGFRGRGEHRSIGTPFDVQSDVCRLCGGCMYVCPACQLRCTYTEPEKAICGGCANLSPPCLEKEPYDDMMCYMKPCVACEIGKD